Below is a window of Myroides profundi DNA.
TGTTATATGAGTGTAATCCTATTGCATTCATCATTGAACAAGCTGGTGGTAGAGCATCTGATGGTTATACTCGTATCATGGAGATAGAGCCAACGGAGTTACACCAACGTGTTCCTTTCTTCTGTGGTAGCAAAAACATGGTAGAAAAGGCAGAAGAATTTATGAAGAAATAAGAAGTATTTCTATAAAATAACAAGTGAGCTAATCCAAAAGATTAGCTCACTTTTTTTATTTTTTAAGGTTGTGAATTTCTTCTATGAAGGTATCTATATCAACATTTAAGACTAATAACGATAGAGATTTATCTACTAGATAATCGATATTATTAGTGAAACCTAATGCAACAGCAAATTTCTTTAATATCTCTTTTTGTTTTGGTCCTAATACGTGATTTACATATACCATTCTTGCCAGATCGTATAATCTTTCGATACGATTGGTCTCTAAATAGGGAGGGTTGACAGGATAGCTCTCTGGGTTCTTTAATATATTCGCATAGTCCTCGTCACTGATTTCTAGGCGAACAGCTAGTTCATCTAAGAAAGCTTTTTCTTCTGTACTACAATGTCCATTCGCTAACGCCACACGTACTATCGAAGCAAAGTGGCCTTTGTTTCTCTCTCTAAATCCTAAATCAAATAATTCTGAGTATGACATTTTTGTTTGTTTTTTGGTTAGTAAATTGGTTCAGTTCATTGAATCTAATATAATGATAAATTGTGGAGTTCATAGTTTTTTTATGATATTTTTATGCTTATCATAATGAAGCGGGTTTTTAGTAGTGAGTTTATAATAGATTATTCGTTTAGATAGTAAATTAGATAAACGAAGTAAGTTCCTATTCTAAGATTGGTGAATTAACAAAAAGGTTTGTGTATTTTTGTTAGATCAAAGGGATAGAGAACTTTGTAAATATTTCTGATATGAATGAATCAAAAATAACTAAATATGATAAGGCTTATTTGCGTATGGCTCGCGAATGGGGACAACTATCATATTGTAAACGAAAAAAGGTAGGGGCTATTATTGTAAAAGATAGAATGATTATTTCTGACGGATACAATGGGACACCTACTGGTTTTGAGAATTGTTGTGAAGACGAAAACGATACTACGCACTGGTATGTGCTACATGCTGAGGCTAACGCTATCTTGAAGGTAGCTAGTTCTACACAGAGTTGTCAAGGGGCTACACTTTATATCACGATGTCTCCATGTAGAGACTGTAGTAAACTTATCCATCAGGCAGGGATTACTAGAGTGGTGTATAGTGAAGGTTACCGAGATACAGAAGGGGTAGACTTTTTAGAAAAGGCTGGGGTGGATGTCGTATTTCTTCCAGACCTTGATTAATATCTACTGTAGATGAAAAAGTTTTTTTGGCCTCTGATTATATCGATTTCTTTATCCTTAGGTATTTTACTAGGAGGTTTTCTTGTATCTGCTTCTTATCGTGGAAAAACAGGTTTTTATACCAATCATAATAAGCTTAAATTAAATCGATTAATTGATTTTATAGAGAAGGAGTATGTAGATAATGTAGATACTGACTCTATCGTCGATAGAACAGTGACTACTATTCTAGAACAACTAGATCCACACTCTATCTATATCGGCAAGAGTGAGCTACAGTCTGTGACGGAGTCTATGCAAGGTAGCTTCGTAGGGATAGGGGTGAACTACTATTACTATAAAGATAGTGTCGCTGTAATCAAAGATATCGTAGATGGCCCCGCTTTTAAATCTGGTATACAGCCGGGTGACCGTATCATAAGTGCTGACGGACAGCATCTGTATGGAAAGGAGATGACCTCTGATAGTATCGCTAAATACCTAAGAGGGGAAAGAGATACTGATGTAAAATTAGAAGTCTATCGTAAGACTGTAGGTAAGAAGCTAGACATTGTGGTCAATAGACAGCCTATTCCTATTAAGAGCGTAGATGCTGCATTTAAGTTATCAGACGGTAGAGGATATATTAAGCTCAATAGATTCTCTAGTACGACTTACGAGGAGTTTAAAAAGGCGTTAGAGGATCTGATTACACAAGATATTTCTAGCTTAGTCCTTGATTTGAGAGATAATGGAGGAGGATATATGGATCAAGCAGTGAATATGCTAAATGATTTATTAAAGAAAGATCAGGTAATCGTAAAAACTGTAAATAAAGGTGGTCAAGAGAGAGTCACCAAGTCTAAAGGAAGTGGTCTCTTTACAGATAAGCCTCTTTATGTGCTGATTAATGAGAATTCTGCTTCTGCTAGTGAAATTATAGCTGGAGCGATACAAGATAATGATAGAGGTACTATCGTAGGGCGTAGAAGCTTCGGTAAAGGACTTGTACAACGAGAATTGATGCTAGGTGATGGTTCTGCTATTAGATTGACTACAGCTCGTTATTTCACTCCTTCTGGACGATCTATACAGAAACCTTATACGATGGGTGTAGAAGAGTATAATAACGATTTTAGAACGAGATACGCACATGGAGAGTTATATGCTGCTGATAGTATAAAAGTAGCAGATAGCCTACAGTACAAGACCTTAAAAGGACGTGTAGTCTATGGAGGTGGTGGTATAGTACCGGATATCTTTGTTCCGATAGGGAATAAGCATGGAGATGACACTGTGGTACTTCTTATGAAATCAGGTATTGTGAGTTTCTTTGTATTCCAAGAGATTGATAAAGAAAGAGCGAAGTTTACTAATATGTCTAAAGAAGAGGTGATAGACTATGTGATGTCTTCTGATAGAGTATTTAAAGCTTATATTAAACATCTAGAAGGCAATAAACTATTCTTCAAATTAGATAAACGAAAACAGATTGTGAAGCGATTCTTAGTCGGAGAGTTTTTAAGTCAATTATACACTAGTGAGGATTATTATCTATGGATGTTAGAAGTAGATCCTATGATTAAAAAGATAGATGGGAAAACCTTATAGTTAGGAAGAACTCAAAATACTAATAGTAAAGCATTGTGATTATCACAATGCTTTTTTTGAGGGATATAGTGTTACCTATTTATTTCTTATTGTTTATGATAGCGTAGTCAAAGGATAGCGATAGCATAGTGATCGCATACTTTTAACCCTTTTTTATGCGAGCAGTATCCGATAACTATGCGACCATTATGCGATAAGTCCAATTAAGGTGGATATAACGAATCGCTGTGTTTGTATGTATAGTGTTGAAATGAAGGTGGTTGTTTGGTTTTTGTGTAGGCTTAGCCTTGTCGTATGTATAAAAAAATAAAGGAGCCTCATTGAGACTCCTTTATCGTTATTTATTGTGTTCTGATTACCAGATTTTAACTCTTTCCTCAGGTTTGATGTATAATTTATCACCTTCTTTAATATCAAATGCTTGGTAGAAAGCATCTACGTTTTGAAGAGGTACATA
It encodes the following:
- a CDS encoding S41 family peptidase, with the translated sequence MKKFFWPLIISISLSLGILLGGFLVSASYRGKTGFYTNHNKLKLNRLIDFIEKEYVDNVDTDSIVDRTVTTILEQLDPHSIYIGKSELQSVTESMQGSFVGIGVNYYYYKDSVAVIKDIVDGPAFKSGIQPGDRIISADGQHLYGKEMTSDSIAKYLRGERDTDVKLEVYRKTVGKKLDIVVNRQPIPIKSVDAAFKLSDGRGYIKLNRFSSTTYEEFKKALEDLITQDISSLVLDLRDNGGGYMDQAVNMLNDLLKKDQVIVKTVNKGGQERVTKSKGSGLFTDKPLYVLINENSASASEIIAGAIQDNDRGTIVGRRSFGKGLVQRELMLGDGSAIRLTTARYFTPSGRSIQKPYTMGVEEYNNDFRTRYAHGELYAADSIKVADSLQYKTLKGRVVYGGGGIVPDIFVPIGNKHGDDTVVLLMKSGIVSFFVFQEIDKERAKFTNMSKEEVIDYVMSSDRVFKAYIKHLEGNKLFFKLDKRKQIVKRFLVGEFLSQLYTSEDYYLWMLEVDPMIKKIDGKTL
- a CDS encoding fructose 1,6-bisphosphatase, which encodes MSYSELFDLGFRERNKGHFASIVRVALANGHCSTEEKAFLDELAVRLEISDEDYANILKNPESYPVNPPYLETNRIERLYDLARMVYVNHVLGPKQKEILKKFAVALGFTNNIDYLVDKSLSLLVLNVDIDTFIEEIHNLKK
- a CDS encoding deoxycytidylate deaminase; protein product: MNESKITKYDKAYLRMAREWGQLSYCKRKKVGAIIVKDRMIISDGYNGTPTGFENCCEDENDTTHWYVLHAEANAILKVASSTQSCQGATLYITMSPCRDCSKLIHQAGITRVVYSEGYRDTEGVDFLEKAGVDVVFLPDLD